A window of the Tiliqua scincoides isolate rTilSci1 chromosome 5, rTilSci1.hap2, whole genome shotgun sequence genome harbors these coding sequences:
- the LOC136651103 gene encoding keratin, type I cytoskeletal 19-like produces MASSRTSYMRSTSSTLQPTTTPSVGSSIYKTSIKSYRTPSVHGGAGGYGTRISSSSWGGLGNDFQLGTNDLLHAGNEKMTMQNLNDRLASYLEKVRFLESSNGQLEKQIREWYEKSAPTTSQDYSAYYKTIEDLQNKITAARLENTQIVLGIDNTKLAADDFRVKYETELALRQNVESDTTGLMTVIDDLTLMKSDLEHQVEGLKEELAYLKKNHEEEMDRLRKQLGGTVSVEVDAAPSVDLGQIMENMRQQYEVMAEKYRQEAKDHYDKQVDEWNVVVETTTTQLEGQKTEVKEQRRKLQELELELQSQLNVKADRENARAAVEAQYEATLAQIRANIAMVEEMLMQVRSDMERQSLEYNSLLDIKVKLEEEIAIYRHLLEGEDAR; encoded by the exons ATGGCTTCCTCCAGAACCAGCTACATGAGGAGTACAAGTTCCACTCTCCAACCGACCACTACTCCAAGCGTAGGCAGTTCAATCTACAAAACATCTATCAAAAGCTACCGGACACCCAGCGTCCATGGAGGAGCTGGTGGTTATGGCACCCGTATTTCCAGCAGCTCTTGGGGTGGCCTGGGCAATGATTTTCAGCTCGGCACTAATGATCTGCTGCATGCTGGCAATGAGAAAATGACCATGCAGAATTTGAATGACCGCTTGGCTTCATACCTGGAAAAGGTGCGCTTCTTAGAAAGTTCCAACGGTCAGCTAGAAAAGCAGATCCGGGAGTGGTATGAAAAAAGTGCCCCTACCACTAGTCAAGACTACAGTGCGTATTATAAAACTATTGAAGATCTCCAAAACAAG ATTACTGCAGCACGACTAGAGAACACCCAGATTGTCTTGGGGATTGATAACACCAAGCTGGCTGCTGATGACTTCCGAGTGAA GTATGAGACCGAACTGGCACTCCGACAAAATGTGGAAAGTGATACAACAGGGTTGATGACAGTCATTGATGACTTGACACTGATGAAATCTGACTTGGAGCATCAGGTAGAGGGACTGAAGGAAGAGTTGGCTTACCTCAAAAAGAATCACGaggag GAAATGGACAGATTGCGCAAGCAACTGGGTGGCACAGTCAGTGTGGAGGTGGATGCTGCTCCAAGCGTTGATCTAGGTCAGATTATGGAGAACATGCGCCAGCAATACGAAGTCATGGCAGAAAAGTATCGGCAAGAAGCTAAGGACCACTATGATAAACAG GTTGATGAATGGAATGTGGTCGTGGAAACCACTACCACCCAGCTTGAAGGCCAGAAAACGGAGGTCAAGGAACAGAGACGCAAACTCCAGGAGCTGGAGCTTGAACTCCAGTCCCAGCTTAATGTG AAAGCAGACAGGGAGAATGCTCGTGCTGCTGTTGAAGCACAGTATGAAGCAACTTTGGCCCAAATCCGGGCCAACATTGCAATGGTGGAAGAGATGCTGATGCAGGTCAGAAGTGACATGGAGCGACAGAGTCTTGAGTACAACAGCCTCTTGGACATTAAGGTCAAACTGGAGGAGGAGATTGCCATTTATCGCCACCTGCTGGAAGGGGAAGATGCCAGGTGA